The DNA sequence GCCGCGCGCGGGTCGTCGGCGGCGGCCAGGTGGTCGGCGAGGACGCCCGCGTCGATGATCGCCTGCGTCGCGCCGTTGGCACCCACGGGGTACATGGGGTGCGCGGCGTCCCCGAGCAGCGTCACCCGGCCCTCGCCCCAGCGCGGCAGCGGATCGCGGTCCACCATCGGGTAGCGCAGGACCAGCGCGCTGCCGGTGACCAGGTCGTGGACGAGTCGGCCGCCGATCCGCCAGCCCTCGAAGTGGGGCAGGACGTCCTCGGGGCGCGCCGGGGCGTTCCAGTCGGCGGCCGCCGGGTCCAGCGGCCCCGGCTCGGCCTCGGTCACCAGGGCCACCCAGTTGAGCAGCGACCGGCCGCGGTCGTCGGCGGGGCGCGAGATCGGGTATGCCAGGAACTGCGCGCCGTGTCTGCCGTCGGGGCGCGGGCCGTCCGTGGCGATGACCGCCGAGCGGCCCGTGAGGAAGCGCTCGGTCTCCAGGACGCCCCGCCACATCCGCACCCCCGACCACAGCACCGGGCCCTGCTCGGGGTGGAGCGCGGCCCGCACCGCCGAGTGCAGCCCGTCCGCGCCGACCAGCAGCCCGGTGCTCAGGACCGATGCGGCGTCCGTGGCCCGGTCGGTGACCCGGACGCGGACCTCCTCCTCGCTCTGGATAAAGCGTTCTACTCGGACGCCGGTACGTACCGCCTCCGCGCCGAGCCGCTCGCGCACGGCGTCGAGCAGCAGCATCTGCAACTCGCCGCGGTGCACGGAGTACTGCGGCCGCCGGTAGCCGCGCGCGAGCCCCCGCGGATCCGTGAACATCAGCTCGTCCCGCGAGTCGGCGTACCGGTGCTCGGCGGTCGGGATGGCGACGGCGGCGAGGGCGTCGCCCAGGCCCAGCTCGGTGAGGACCCCCACAGCCTGCGGCTGGATGTTGATGCCGACGCCGAGCGGCCGTATCTCGCGGACGCTGTCGACGACGGTGGCGTCGATCCCGGCGGCGTGCAGGCTCAGGGCGGCGGTGAGGCCGCCGATGCCCGCGCCCGCGATGAGGACATGGCTGTTCATGGGCTTGGCTCCCGTGAAGTGCGGTGAAGTGCGGTGCCGCTGACGCTTCGTGCGGCCGCTGTCGTGTCCTTCCACGGTCGGCGGCGCCGGGACAGAAGTCCAACAGCTGGATCTGCTGCGAGCGAGCACCCCTGCTTATCGCACACCCCCATAAATGCGGCTTTCAGGTGAATAGGTCATACTCGGCTACGAGCGCCACACCGGCGCTCGAACCACGCCTGCCCCGCCCGCCTCACGCGTGCGCGGGGCCCCGAAGGGATGAGATATCCCGTGGCCCGTGACCTGAACTCCTCAGGCCCCGCCGCGGAAAGCCGCCCGACGCCCGCTCCGGGACGTTGGGCCGCACTCGCTGTGCTGTGCGCCAGCCTGCTCCTGGTGGCCATGGACGCCACCATCCTCAACGTGGCGCTGCCGTCACTGATCGACGACATGCGGCCGACCGCCGTGCAACAGCTGTGGATCATCGACATCTACGGCCTCGTCCTCGGCGGTCTGCTCGTGACCTCCGGCGCGGTCAGCGACCGTTTCGGACGCAAACGGCTCTTCCTGATCGGCTTCGTGCTGTTCGGCCTCGCCTCCGTCGTCGCCGCGACCGCCGCGACGCCCGCGCAACTCATCGCCGGGCGCGTGCTGCTCGGCATCGGCGGCGCGATGGTCATGCCGTCGACGCTCTCGCTCATCCGCAGCGTCTTCACCGACCCGCGCGAACGGACCCTCGCCATCGGCATCTGGGCCGCGGTCGCGGGCGCGGGAGCCGCCGTCGGCCCGCTCGTCGGCGGGCTGCTCGTGGAGTCGCACGGCTGGTCGGCGGCGTTCTGGGTGAACGTGCCCGTCGTCGTGGTGACCGTGGTCGCGGGCGTCAGGCTGCTCCCCGAGTTCCGCAGCGCGGGCAACGGCCCCCTCGACTGGCCCGGCGCCGCGCTCTCCGTCGTCGGCGTGATCGCGCTCGCCTGGGGCATCAAGCACGTCGCCAAGGGCGGCCTCGCCGTCGGCGACCTGGCCATCCTGGCCCTCGGCCTGCTGCTCCTCGCGGTGTTCACCCGGCGCCAACTGACGCTCGCGGAGCCGCTCCTGGACGTGCGCCTGTTCACCCGCCGCGCGTTCACGGCCGCGGCGCTCGCGATCTTCCTCGCCATGCTCGCGATCGGCGCGGCCCTGTTCCTGATGTCGCTCTGGCTCCAGTACGTCCACGGGTACTCGCCGTTCGGCGCCGGGCTGCGGACACTGCCCGCGGCCGGCGCCATGCTCGTCGGCTCGCTGATCACGCCCTGGCTCATGGAGCGCTGCGGCGTACGGGCCGTGATGGCGCTCGGCCTCGGCGGCCTCATCGTCGGCTTCCTGGTGCTCGCCCTGTCGCCGGAACCCACGCCGTACGGCGTGGTGGCCGTGGTGTTCGTCGCGCTCGGCCTCGGCGACGGACTCGCCGTCACCGCGTCCGCCGCCGTCCTCGTGTCCGCCGTCCCCGCCGAACGCGCGGGCCAGGCCGGTGCCGTGTCGGAGACCGCGTACGAACTCGGCATCGGGCTCGGTGTCGCGCTCCTCGGCTCGCTGCACGCCAGCGCCTACGCCGGGCACATGGACGGCCGCCCCACCGGGGCGCGGGAGTCCATCGGCGGCGCCGTCGAGACCGCCGAGACGCTGGGCGGTGCGGCGGGCACCCGTCTCCTGGACGCGGCCCGCGCGGCGTTCGAGTCCGCCCTGACGACCACGGCGTACGTCAGTGTCGGCATCGTGACGGCGGTCGCCGTGCTCGTCGTGTGGCTGGTGCCGCGCGGCTTCCGGGCGAGCGGCGGGCACTGACCCGCGCGCGGCATCGGGCACTGACCTGGCGGATCGCACCCGCCCCCGCGGCGGACGCCATGATTCCACCGGTCCCCGGCGCGGCCGTACGCGCCGGGGCTCGGCCATCTCGGCCAACCCAGGTTTAATGCAGGGGAGTTGCATTATCTTGCGCCTGTCGGGTATGCCATAGGCACCACCGCGCCGCCCGTGCCCCCGGTGGCGCCGGCTCACCGCACAGACCGCTATCGATGTGGCCGGTCCCCGCTCCAGGCCGTTCGTCCATGGCCAGGAGACCGAGGGCCACCACACCCCGGATCCGCGCTCAAGGGCGCCACGAGGGGGAACGATGCACGACGACAGCCTTCCCTTCGGCCTCCGCTCCCACGTGCGGCGGGGGCGGTTGGTCATCACCTTCTGGGGAGAGCTGGACATCCACGCCACCGAGCGGCTCACCGGCAGCCTGGCCGAGCTGACCCTCACCTGCCGCCACGACGTGATCCTGGACCTGAGCGACGTGACGTTCCTGGACTGCGGCGGCCTCTCGCTGCTCTGCCAGGCGCTGGCCGCGACGCGGCGCAGGGAGCTGCGGCTCACCGTCGTTCTGGAAGACCCCTTCCATCGCAAGGTGCTGCGCCTGGCGGGCGTGGCCGACTCGTTCGACGTCGCCCTGCGGCTGAGCGACGCGCTCGCGGTCCCGCCCGGCGACCCGCACGGACACCGGCCGCCGACCCCCTCGCACGCCTGAGCGCGGCTCAGGCGGGCACCGGCTCCCGCTCGAGGAGCCGCACGATGTCCCGCACCGCCGCGCGCCCCGCGCGGTTCGCGCCGATGGTGCTGGCCGACGAGCCGTAGCCGACGAGGTGCACGCGCGGATCGGCGGCCGCCCGCGTGCCGTCCATGCGGATGCCGCCGCCCGGCTCGCGCAGCCGGAGCGGCGCCAGGTGGTCGACCGCCGCGCGGAACCCGGTCGCCCACAGGATGACGTCGGCCTCGACGGCGCGCCCGTCGTCCCACTCCACGCCCGTCGGCGTGATCCGGTCGAACATCGGCAGGCGGTCGAGCACCCCGTCGGCGCGGGCCTCGCGCACCGCGTCCGTGACGGCGAGCCCGGTGACCGACACCACGCTCAGCGGCGGCAGGCCCCGGCGGACCCGGTCCTCGACCAGGGCGACGGCGGCGCGCCCGCGCCCCTCGTCGAAGGGGCCATCGGCGAACACGGGCGGCCGCCGCGTCACCCACCAGGTTTCGGCGGCGTACGGGGCGATCTCCATCAGATGCTGGGTGCCGGAGGCGCCGCCGCCCACGACGACGACGCGCTGCCCGCGGAAGGCCTCGGGGCCGGGGTAGACGGCCGTGTGCAGCTGCCGGCCGAGGAAGGTCTCCTGCCCCGGGTAGCGCGGCCAGAACGGCTTGTCCCAGGTGCCGGTCGCGTTGATCAGCGCGCGCGTCGACCACGTACCCGCAGAGGTCTCGACGAGGAGTCGGCCGCCGTCCGCCTCGCTGACGCGGCGCACGTCGACGGGGCGCCGCACCCGCAGGTCGAAGCGGCGCTCGTAGGCGGTGAAGTACTCGCCGATGACCTCCGACGACGGGCGCGCGGGGTCGGCGCCGGTCAGCTCCATGCCCGGCAGCGCGTGCATCCCGTGCACCTTGCCGTACGTCAGTGACGGCCACCGGAACTGCCAGGCGCCGCCCGGCCGGGGCGCGTGGTCGAGCACCACGAAGTCCCGCTCCGGCTCGAACCCTCGGCGCCGCAGGTGGTGGGCGCTGGACAGGCCCGCCTGCCCCGCGCCCACGACCACCACGTCGACGTCCGTCACGCCCGCGTCTCGCACCCCGATGTCGTTCACGTTTCTACTAACTCTGGCCGGGGCCTGGATCTTCCCGTACGACGGACCGGAGATCGTCACCGCCCCCCAGGAGGTAGACCGTGCCGCGGACCGTCGCCGTCCACGAGGGCACCTTCGAGGCCAAGAAGGAGCAGTACCGGGTCCTCCGCGCCCTGCGCGACTGACCCGGCAGCACCTCCGCCGCGGGTCAGCGGCCCCCGGACACCAGGAGCGGCGCCCCGCCCGGCGCCGACGCCGGGCGGCCGTTCACGGCCGGGACCGCCGCCAGGGGCGAGGCGGGGACGCGGGGGAGCAGGCCGCGCGCCGCCAGGTCGGGGATGACGCCCTCGCCGAACCAGTACGCCTCCTCCAGATGCGGATAGCCGGAGAGAACGAAGTGCTCGACGCCGAGCGCGTGGTACTCCTCGATGCGGTCGGCGACCTCCGCGTGGCTGCCCACGAGCGCGGTGCCCGCGCCGCCGCGCACCAGGCCGACGCCCGCCCACAGGTTGGGCGCCACCACCAGGTCGTCGCGGGAGCCGCCGTGCAGCGCGAGCATGCGCTGCTGGCCCACGGACTCGCTGCGGCCGAGCGCCTCCTGCGCGGCGGCCACGGTGTCCGCGTCGAGGTCGTCGAGCAGGCGGTGCGCGGTGGCCCACGCCTCCTTCGGCGAGTCGCGGGAGATGGTGTGCAGGCGGATGCCGAAGCGGACCGTGCGCCCCTCCGCCGCCGCGAGACCACGGATCCAGTCGATCTTCTGTTTCACCTGCTCGGGCGGCTCGCCCCAGGTCAGATAGACATCGCTGTGGCGCGCCGCGACCGGGCCCGCCGCGGCCGACGAGCCGCCGAAGAAGATCTCCGGCAGCGGGTCCGGCGGCAGCGCGGTGAGCCCGCCCTCGACCTGGTAGTGCGTACCGTCGAAGTCGTACGGCCTGCCGCTCCACACCCCGCGCACCACCGAGAGGAACTCGTCGGTGCGGGCGTAGCGGCGGTCGTGGTCCAAGTGGTCGCCGAAGCGCCGCTGTTCGGTCGAGTCGCCGCCGGTCACCACGTTCAGGAGCAGCCGGCCGCGCGTGATGCGCTGGTACGTCGCCGCCATCTGCGCGGCGAGCACGGGGGAGAGGACCCCCGGCCGGAACGCGACCAGGAACTTCAGGCGCTCGGTGTGTTGGGCGAGCGCGACCGTGGTCAGCCAGGCGTCCTCGCACCAGGTGCCGGTCGGCGTGAGCACGGCCTCGAAGCCGAGCTGCTCGGCGGCCTTGGCGATCTGGGCCAGGTACTCGATGTCGGGGGCCCGGACGCCGCTCACCGGGGTGACGCGGGAGCGGGTGATGCCGCCGTCGGTGTAGGCGTGCCGGTCGACGAGGGTGCGGCCGTCGCCGCCGGTCGGCAGGAACCAGTTGAGGTGGACGGTCATGGTCAGGACTCCTTGTACGTGCGGGGCTCGGTGGTCGAGGGCGGCAGCGAACCGTTGAAGCGGGTGTCGGTGAAGTCGCGGAAGTCGACGCGGCGCGGGATGAGCTTCAGGTCGGCGAAGGTGTCGACGATGGCCTGCTCGGTCGTGATGACGTTGCGGTCGACGGCGACCGGGACGCGCGTGCCCTGCGAGCGCTTCACCGAGTCGAGGGCGACCTCGTACGGCAGGCCCGTGTCCTTCGCCCAGACCTTCGCCCACTCCTCGGGGTGCTCGAAGACCCAGTCCTGTGCCTTGCGCAGGCGCTTGAGGTAGTCGGCGACGGCGGCGGCCTTCTTCTCGTCCTCGAGCGCGCCGGGCGCGGCCACCTGGAAGCTGAGGCCGTTGACGAGGCCCTCGCCGTCGGTGAGGATCCGCCCCTTGCCGGCGCGCAGGACCTGCGAGGTGTACGGGTCCCACACCGCCCAGGCGTCCACCTTGCCGCCGGTGAACGCGGCGAGCGCGTCGGCGGGCTGGAGGTACTTGACGTGGACGTCCTTGACGGAGAGTCCGGCCTTCTTGAGGGAGGCGATCAACTGGTAGTGCGCGGACGACCCCTGGGCCACGGCCACGGACCGGCCCTTGAGGTCGGCCGTGCGCCTCAGGCCCGAGTCCTTCGGCACGACGACGGCCTCGCCGTGCGCCGTGCCGTGGCTCGCGGCCACCACGGTGATCTTCGAGCCCGCGCCCGCCGCGAACACCGGCGGCGTGTTGCCGACCGCGCCGAGGTCCACGGCCTTGGCGTTGACGGCTTCGAGGAGCGGCGGGCCCGAGGTGAACGTCGACCATTTGATCTTGTACGTGAGGTCGTCCAGCTCCCCGGCGGCGCGCAGGACGGCCTCCGAACCTCCTCTCTGGTCACCGACGTTGAGGGTCAGCGACCCCTTGCCGTCCGTGGTGCCCCCGCCGAGGCCCCCGGTCGACGAACGCGCGGATGACGACCCGGAGCAGGCGGCGAGGGCCAGCGCCAGGGGAAGGAGCAGGGCGGGGGCGAGGCGTCGGCTTCGCATGGGCAGGGGTCCGTTCTACGAGTACGTCGCGAGGACAGCGCCGGGGCGGCGCGGCCGAAGCGGCAGGGAAGGGGACGGTGCGGCGGACGGGCGCGGCCCTGGTGACGGGCGGTCAGGCGGCCACCGAGGAACGGGCGTCGACGCCGAGGCGCTCCAGGAGGGAGGCGCGCAGCGCGGCGAACCGGGGGTCGGCGATGTCGCGCGGCCGCTCCAGGCCGACCGGCTGTTCGTGCGCGATGACGCCCTCGTCCATGACGAGGACGCGGTCGGCGAGCAGCACCGCCTCCTCCACGTCGTGGGTGACGAGCAGGACGGCGCAGCCGCGCCGCTGCCACAGCTCGGCGACGAGGCGCTGGGCCGTGACCCGGGTCAGCGCGTCCAGGGCGCCGAACGGCTCGTCGAGGAGCAGCAGGTCGGGCTCGCGCACGAGCGCGCGGGCCAGCGAGGCGCGCTGGGCCTCGCCGCCGGACAGCGTCTTGGGCCAGGCGTGGGAGCGGTGGCCGAGCCCGACCTCGGTCAGGGCGCGCTCGGCGACGGCCCGCTCCGGCCTGCCGGGCAGGCCGAGCAGCACGTTGCGCCACACCCGCTTCCAGGGCATGAGGCGCGGCGCCTGGAACGCCACGGCCTTGCGGCGCGGCACGAGGACGGTGCCCTCGATGTCCCGGTCGAGCCCGGCGAGGACCCGCAGCAGCGTGGACTTGCCGCAGCCGCTGCGGCCGAGCAGCGCCACGAACTCGCCGGGCCGCACGTCCAGGCGCAGGCCGTCGATGACGGGGCGGCCGTCGAAGGTGCGGGTGAGGCCCTCGACGCGGACGGCGGAGGGCGCGGGCACGCCGGGGGTCACCGGCCGGTGAACGTCGGTCGCCATTGCAGCAGCAGCCTTTCGAGTGTGCGGACCACGAAGTCGGCGAGGAGGCCGAGGAAGGCGTAGACGATCAGGCAGACGACGATCACGTCGGTCCGCAGGAAGTCCCGGGCCTGGACCATGAGGAAGCCGATGCCTGCGTCGGCGTTGATCTGCTCGGCGAAGACCAGGGCGAGCCAGGCGATGCCGAGCGAGTAGCGCAGGCCCGTCATGGCACCGGGCAGGGCGCCCGGCAGGATCACGTGCCGCACGAGCCCCCACCGGGAGAGCCCAAGGGACTCACCCGCCTCGATGAGCTGGGCGTCGACGCCCCGGATGCCCGCGTACACGTTCAGATACAGCGGGAAGGAGACGCCGAGCGTGATGATGGCGATCTTCGGGGTCTCGCCGATCCCGAACCAGATGATGAACAGCGGGATCAGGCCGACGAACGGCACGGTCCGCAGCATCTGCACGCTCGCGTCCACGAGGTCCTCGCCGATCCGGAAGAGCCCGGAGACCAGCGCGAGCCCGGTCCCGATCGCCGTGCCGAGCAGCAGGCCGATCGCGACGCGCTGGAGGGAGACCCCCATGGCCGAGGTCAGCGATCCGTCCTCGACGAGGTCGCCCGCGACCCGGGCGATGGTTCCCGGCGGGGCGAGCGTGTCGGGGCTCAACGCCCCGGTCGCGCTGAGGAGTTGCCAGAGCGCGAGCAGGAGCACGGGCCCGGTGGTGCGGCGCAGCCAGCGGGGGACGCGGGCGCGGCGGGCGGAGGAGGGGACGAGGGCGACGAGGTCGGGCGCGGCCCCGGAGCCGGACGCCGCGCTCTCGTGCGGGGCTGTTCCGGATATGTCGGGTGTCGGGGGCGGCGGGGCGTGACTGATGCTCATGGCGCTCCAGGGCGGGGAGGGTCGGGGCGTGGCGGCGCGGCGCGGCCCCGTGACCCGGCTCAGCGCGGCGCGGGGCAGCGGCGGGGAGCGGGGGCGGAGCGCGTCAGGGCACGGCGGGGGCGCGACACGCCGTCACGCGGTCGAGGAGAAAGCGGCGACCTGGCGGACGGGGTGCCCCGGCGGACGGGACGACCTGGCGGACAGGGCGACCCGGCGGACAGGACGACGACGAATGGGTCGACGGCGGACGGTGCGTGCGCGGGAAGGCGAGGTGAGAAGGCGTCAGCAGCCGCGGCGACACGCGGAGGAGGCCACCCGCAGCAGGTCGATGTGACCGCGCGAAGTGAGCAGAGCTGAACGCAACATGCCGCCGAACGTAGCGATCTCGGCCGCACACGGTCAATGGCGTCTCGCGGACCGGACGTGCCGTACCACCTGGTGGAAACTCCGCGGGGTGTCCGGCGACAGGTCGACCGGGCCGCCCCGCACCCGGCGGCGTGGCCGCTCCGGCGCGGGGACCCGGCCCGTGGTCACCGCGCCGCACGTGGCGCCCCGCGGCGGGCCGGGCGCTGGTGCAGGATGGGAGGCATGCCCGACGCCTTCACCACCCGCATCCTGCACGTCGCGACCGGCTCGGACGAGACGGTCGTCGACCTCACCCACGAGTGCGCGAGCTTCCTGCGCGAGGCGGCCCGCGGCCGCGACGGCCTCCTCAACGTCTTCGTCCCGCACGCCACTGCCGGGGTCGCGATTCTGGAGACCGGCGCGGGCAGCGACAGGGATCTGCTCGCCGCGCTGCACACCCTGCTTCCGGCCGACGACCGCTGGCAGCACCGCCACGGCAGCCCGGGGCACGGCCGCGACCACGTCCTGCCCGCCCTGGTGGCCCCGCACGCCACGCTCCCCGTGCTCGGCGGCAGCCTGGAGCTCGGCACCTGGCAGTCCGTCTGCCTGGTCGACACGAACAAGGACAACCCCGACCGCCAGGTGCGGCTGAGCTTCCTGGGGTAGTGGGCGGGCCCTGCCGGGGGAATCCCTCAGCGGCCCGGTGCCCCCGCGCGCAGGCCGTCCATGACGATGTCGAGGAGCTGGTCCACGCGCGCCTGCCAGTCGCTGTCCGGATCGATGTGCCAAAGCCCCGCGATGGCGAGCATGAAGTCGTCGGGGGTCAGGCCCGGACGGATGGTGCCCGCCGCGTCGTTGGCGGCCAGGAGCAGGCCGACGGCGGAGGTGAGCGGGCCGTGGCCGAGGGCGGCGAAGCTGCCGTACGCGGTGGCCTTGCCCATCGCCTGCGCCAGACCGGCCTTCGTCATCGAGTACCGGGCGAGGCGGCTCATCCACTCCCGCAGGGCCTGGTCGGGAGGGTGCGTCTCCAGCAACTGGGCCGCCGTCTCGGCGACTTGCTCCACCTCGTAGCGGTACACCTCCAGGACGAGCGCCTCGCGGCTCGGGAAGTTGCGGTAGAAGGTGCCCTGTCCGACGCCCGCCTTCTTCGCGATCGCGCTGAGCGGGGTGTCCGCCGCCCGTGTCAGCTCCGTGAGCGCCACCTCCAGGATGCGGGCGCGATTGCGCTGCGCGTCCGAGCGCAGTGGCACGTTCTTCCTCTCGTGCACCCCTCGTCCTTCCGGGATCCCGGCCGTCCGGGACTGCCGTGGGGACAGCCCTTGCTAAGCGGACAGCTGTCCGTTAGGTTCGGAGGCAACGGACAGCTGTCCGCTTGTGCTCACCATAGCGGCAGAGTGGCTGGATGTACGCCCTCCTTCCGTCCGCCGCCCGCGCCCGCCCTTCCGCTCGACCGGGCCGAGGATCGGCCCGCCGCCCACGCACCACGTTCCACGCAGGCCACACCAGCTCAAGCACGTCCCGTCGGCCGGGGCACGCCCCGGCCGCGAGCGCGCGCCACCACCGCGTACGCGAAAGAAGGCTTGACCATGGCTCCACCCGCTTCGACACCCTCCGCGACGTCCAGTGTCATCACGCTCACCGTCAATGGCGAGAAGCACGCGCTGCCCGTCGACCACCGCGCCACGCTGCTCGACGTGCTGCGCGAGCGCCTCGACCTGACCGGCACCAAGAAGGGCTGCGACCAAGGCCAGTGCGGCGCCTGCACCGTGCTGGTCGAGGGCCGCCGCACCGTCTCCTGCCTGCAGCTCGCGGTGGCCGCGGAAGGGCGCGAGATCACCACCATCGAGGGCGTGGCGCAGGACGGCCGACTGCACCCGGTGCAGCAGGCCTTCCTCGACCTCGACGGCTTCCAGTGCGGGTACTGCACGCCCGGCCAGATCTGTTCGGCCCTCGCGGTGCTCGACGAACACGCGGCGGGCTGGCCGAGCGCCGTCACCGCCGACGTACGGCCCGACGCGGCCGTGCCGCCGCTGACCCCCGAGGAGATCCGGGAGCGGATGAGCGGCAATCTGTGCCGGTGCGGCGCCTATGTGTCCATCGTGCGGG is a window from the Streptomyces spectabilis genome containing:
- a CDS encoding STAS domain-containing protein — its product is MHDDSLPFGLRSHVRRGRLVITFWGELDIHATERLTGSLAELTLTCRHDVILDLSDVTFLDCGGLSLLCQALAATRRRELRLTVVLEDPFHRKVLRLAGVADSFDVALRLSDALAVPPGDPHGHRPPTPSHA
- a CDS encoding TetR/AcrR family transcriptional regulator translates to MHERKNVPLRSDAQRNRARILEVALTELTRAADTPLSAIAKKAGVGQGTFYRNFPSREALVLEVYRYEVEQVAETAAQLLETHPPDQALREWMSRLARYSMTKAGLAQAMGKATAYGSFAALGHGPLTSAVGLLLAANDAAGTIRPGLTPDDFMLAIAGLWHIDPDSDWQARVDQLLDIVMDGLRAGAPGR
- a CDS encoding ABC transporter substrate-binding protein: MRSRRLAPALLLPLALALAACSGSSSARSSTGGLGGGTTDGKGSLTLNVGDQRGGSEAVLRAAGELDDLTYKIKWSTFTSGPPLLEAVNAKAVDLGAVGNTPPVFAAGAGSKITVVAASHGTAHGEAVVVPKDSGLRRTADLKGRSVAVAQGSSAHYQLIASLKKAGLSVKDVHVKYLQPADALAAFTGGKVDAWAVWDPYTSQVLRAGKGRILTDGEGLVNGLSFQVAAPGALEDEKKAAAVADYLKRLRKAQDWVFEHPEEWAKVWAKDTGLPYEVALDSVKRSQGTRVPVAVDRNVITTEQAIVDTFADLKLIPRRVDFRDFTDTRFNGSLPPSTTEPRTYKES
- a CDS encoding FAD-dependent monooxygenase, producing the protein MNSHVLIAGAGIGGLTAALSLHAAGIDATVVDSVREIRPLGVGINIQPQAVGVLTELGLGDALAAVAIPTAEHRYADSRDELMFTDPRGLARGYRRPQYSVHRGELQMLLLDAVRERLGAEAVRTGVRVERFIQSEEEVRVRVTDRATDAASVLSTGLLVGADGLHSAVRAALHPEQGPVLWSGVRMWRGVLETERFLTGRSAVIATDGPRPDGRHGAQFLAYPISRPADDRGRSLLNWVALVTEAEPGPLDPAAADWNAPARPEDVLPHFEGWRIGGRLVHDLVTGSALVLRYPMVDRDPLPRWGEGRVTLLGDAAHPMYPVGANGATQAIIDAGVLADHLAAADDPRAALTAYETERGEATARIVRASRRMHESAHSGAGAIDAITSAFRAATGG
- a CDS encoding LLM class flavin-dependent oxidoreductase gives rise to the protein MTVHLNWFLPTGGDGRTLVDRHAYTDGGITRSRVTPVSGVRAPDIEYLAQIAKAAEQLGFEAVLTPTGTWCEDAWLTTVALAQHTERLKFLVAFRPGVLSPVLAAQMAATYQRITRGRLLLNVVTGGDSTEQRRFGDHLDHDRRYARTDEFLSVVRGVWSGRPYDFDGTHYQVEGGLTALPPDPLPEIFFGGSSAAAGPVAARHSDVYLTWGEPPEQVKQKIDWIRGLAAAEGRTVRFGIRLHTISRDSPKEAWATAHRLLDDLDADTVAAAQEALGRSESVGQQRMLALHGGSRDDLVVAPNLWAGVGLVRGGAGTALVGSHAEVADRIEEYHALGVEHFVLSGYPHLEEAYWFGEGVIPDLAARGLLPRVPASPLAAVPAVNGRPASAPGGAPLLVSGGR
- a CDS encoding putative leader peptide; translation: MLRSALLTSRGHIDLLRVASSACRRGC
- a CDS encoding ABC transporter ATP-binding protein is translated as MATDVHRPVTPGVPAPSAVRVEGLTRTFDGRPVIDGLRLDVRPGEFVALLGRSGCGKSTLLRVLAGLDRDIEGTVLVPRRKAVAFQAPRLMPWKRVWRNVLLGLPGRPERAVAERALTEVGLGHRSHAWPKTLSGGEAQRASLARALVREPDLLLLDEPFGALDALTRVTAQRLVAELWQRRGCAVLLVTHDVEEAVLLADRVLVMDEGVIAHEQPVGLERPRDIADPRFAALRASLLERLGVDARSSVAA
- a CDS encoding secondary thiamine-phosphate synthase enzyme YjbQ, coding for MPDAFTTRILHVATGSDETVVDLTHECASFLREAARGRDGLLNVFVPHATAGVAILETGAGSDRDLLAALHTLLPADDRWQHRHGSPGHGRDHVLPALVAPHATLPVLGGSLELGTWQSVCLVDTNKDNPDRQVRLSFLG
- a CDS encoding MFS transporter gives rise to the protein MARDLNSSGPAAESRPTPAPGRWAALAVLCASLLLVAMDATILNVALPSLIDDMRPTAVQQLWIIDIYGLVLGGLLVTSGAVSDRFGRKRLFLIGFVLFGLASVVAATAATPAQLIAGRVLLGIGGAMVMPSTLSLIRSVFTDPRERTLAIGIWAAVAGAGAAVGPLVGGLLVESHGWSAAFWVNVPVVVVTVVAGVRLLPEFRSAGNGPLDWPGAALSVVGVIALAWGIKHVAKGGLAVGDLAILALGLLLLAVFTRRQLTLAEPLLDVRLFTRRAFTAAALAIFLAMLAIGAALFLMSLWLQYVHGYSPFGAGLRTLPAAGAMLVGSLITPWLMERCGVRAVMALGLGGLIVGFLVLALSPEPTPYGVVAVVFVALGLGDGLAVTASAAVLVSAVPAERAGQAGAVSETAYELGIGLGVALLGSLHASAYAGHMDGRPTGARESIGGAVETAETLGGAAGTRLLDAARAAFESALTTTAYVSVGIVTAVAVLVVWLVPRGFRASGGH
- a CDS encoding ABC transporter permease; its protein translation is MSISHAPPPPTPDISGTAPHESAASGSGAAPDLVALVPSSARRARVPRWLRRTTGPVLLLALWQLLSATGALSPDTLAPPGTIARVAGDLVEDGSLTSAMGVSLQRVAIGLLLGTAIGTGLALVSGLFRIGEDLVDASVQMLRTVPFVGLIPLFIIWFGIGETPKIAIITLGVSFPLYLNVYAGIRGVDAQLIEAGESLGLSRWGLVRHVILPGALPGAMTGLRYSLGIAWLALVFAEQINADAGIGFLMVQARDFLRTDVIVVCLIVYAFLGLLADFVVRTLERLLLQWRPTFTGR
- a CDS encoding NAD(P)-binding domain-containing protein: MNDIGVRDAGVTDVDVVVVGAGQAGLSSAHHLRRRGFEPERDFVVLDHAPRPGGAWQFRWPSLTYGKVHGMHALPGMELTGADPARPSSEVIGEYFTAYERRFDLRVRRPVDVRRVSEADGGRLLVETSAGTWSTRALINATGTWDKPFWPRYPGQETFLGRQLHTAVYPGPEAFRGQRVVVVGGGASGTQHLMEIAPYAAETWWVTRRPPVFADGPFDEGRGRAAVALVEDRVRRGLPPLSVVSVTGLAVTDAVREARADGVLDRLPMFDRITPTGVEWDDGRAVEADVILWATGFRAAVDHLAPLRLREPGGGIRMDGTRAAADPRVHLVGYGSSASTIGANRAGRAAVRDIVRLLEREPVPA
- a CDS encoding (2Fe-2S)-binding protein, which gives rise to MAPPASTPSATSSVITLTVNGEKHALPVDHRATLLDVLRERLDLTGTKKGCDQGQCGACTVLVEGRRTVSCLQLAVAAEGREITTIEGVAQDGRLHPVQQAFLDLDGFQCGYCTPGQICSALAVLDEHAAGWPSAVTADVRPDAAVPPLTPEEIRERMSGNLCRCGAYVSIVRAVERAARTAGAEPTAAPAEGVDADKEAVA